A section of the Sphingomonas ginsenosidivorax genome encodes:
- a CDS encoding dihydrolipoyl dehydrogenase: MDELFCDVAIIGAGTAGLAAERSARSNGAKTLLIDESFGGTTCASVGCMPSKLLIAAAGAAHAVRTAPVFGVEATPTIDGAAVMARVRKERDKFVSGVEESIAKIPDDVKICARARFTSPTTLALDDGRTVRARAVVIATGASPLIPDTFDAVKDRVLTNETIFDLETLPGSIGVIGAGPIGLELAQALARLGVETMVLDKGDAVGALKDPHVAEALHAILERELPIKLGVETEAVPDRDGVRLSWTGKDSGERRFDYLLVATGRPPRLKGLGLETTGLELDDHGSPTYRTETMQCGDAPIFLAGDADHDRPVLHEASSEGTIAGRNAAHFPDVTAAERMVPFAVMFTEPSVAVIGVVPKDGAPDIAVGTASYTDQGRAKVMACNAGLVRFYADAADGKLIGATMAGPGVEHSAHLIAWAIQSGWTATQTLALPFYHPTFEEGLKPALLAICHAVHAKPPQFRDDGFLPGT; this comes from the coding sequence ATGGACGAGCTATTCTGCGACGTTGCGATCATCGGCGCCGGGACGGCTGGGCTTGCCGCCGAGCGCAGCGCGCGCAGCAACGGCGCGAAGACGCTGCTGATCGACGAGAGCTTCGGCGGCACGACCTGCGCGAGCGTGGGGTGCATGCCGTCGAAGTTGCTGATCGCCGCCGCCGGTGCGGCCCATGCGGTTCGCACCGCGCCCGTGTTCGGCGTCGAGGCGACCCCGACGATCGACGGCGCGGCAGTGATGGCGCGGGTACGCAAGGAGCGCGACAAGTTCGTCAGCGGCGTCGAGGAATCGATCGCCAAGATCCCCGACGACGTGAAGATCTGCGCACGCGCCCGGTTCACCAGCCCCACGACGCTGGCACTCGACGACGGGCGGACGGTTCGCGCCAGGGCGGTGGTGATCGCGACGGGCGCCTCACCGCTCATCCCCGACACGTTTGACGCGGTGAAGGACCGCGTGCTCACCAACGAGACGATCTTCGACCTCGAGACGCTGCCCGGTTCGATCGGCGTGATCGGCGCAGGGCCGATCGGACTCGAACTGGCGCAGGCGCTGGCGCGGCTCGGCGTCGAGACGATGGTGCTCGACAAGGGCGATGCGGTCGGCGCGCTCAAGGATCCGCATGTCGCCGAGGCGCTGCATGCCATCCTCGAGCGCGAACTGCCCATCAAGCTCGGCGTCGAGACCGAGGCGGTGCCCGACCGCGACGGCGTGCGGCTGTCCTGGACGGGGAAGGACAGCGGCGAGCGGCGGTTCGACTATCTGCTCGTCGCGACCGGACGGCCGCCGCGGCTGAAGGGTCTGGGGCTCGAGACGACGGGGCTCGAGCTCGACGATCATGGCAGCCCGACCTACAGGACCGAGACGATGCAATGCGGCGATGCGCCGATCTTCCTCGCGGGCGATGCCGACCACGACCGGCCGGTGCTGCACGAGGCGTCGTCCGAGGGCACGATCGCCGGGCGCAACGCCGCGCACTTCCCCGACGTGACCGCGGCCGAGCGGATGGTGCCGTTCGCGGTCATGTTCACCGAGCCGTCGGTCGCGGTGATCGGCGTGGTGCCAAAGGACGGCGCGCCCGATATCGCCGTCGGCACCGCGTCGTACACCGACCAGGGCCGCGCGAAGGTGATGGCGTGCAATGCCGGGCTGGTGCGATTCTACGCCGATGCGGCGGACGGAAAACTCATCGGCGCGACGATGGCCGGCCCCGGGGTCGAGCACAGCGCGCACCTGATCGCCTGGGCGATCCAGTCGGGCTGGACCGCGACGCAGACGCTCGCTTTGCCCTTCTATCACCCGACCTTCGAAGAGGGGTTGAAGCCGGCGTTGCTCGCCATCTGCCACGCAGTGCATGCCAAGCCGCCGCAATTCCGCGACGACGGGTTCCTGCCAGGAACATGA
- a CDS encoding MBL fold metallo-hydrolase produces the protein MLPHPLLGEFGLSILAESRIAADARRVLIDFGYSREVMANNMALLWIDPLRIDAAILSHGHLDHYGGYAAVSGEAATAKRRLPLIVGGEETFCERVALIGDPPPVMGRLDRMALARAGFEVRIRPAPLIVADHAFTTGTIPLDSFERAAIPTQMRPGVGCRRDLLAAARQAATQFPDDGEHELATCYAVKGLGLVVIASCSHRGVINSVRRAQAVSGIEKVHAVIGGFHLVRPRTEDEARRTVAEFARIDPSYIIPMHCTGEVFIEEALRVMPQKVVRSYVGSRFTFAAAGA, from the coding sequence ATGCTGCCCCACCCCCTGCTCGGCGAGTTCGGGCTTTCGATCCTGGCGGAGTCCCGGATCGCGGCAGACGCCCGGCGTGTCCTGATCGACTTCGGCTACTCCCGCGAGGTGATGGCGAACAACATGGCGCTGCTTTGGATCGACCCATTGCGCATCGATGCCGCGATATTGAGCCACGGGCATCTCGATCATTACGGCGGATACGCGGCGGTGTCCGGCGAAGCGGCCACTGCCAAGCGCCGCCTCCCGCTCATCGTCGGCGGCGAGGAAACCTTCTGCGAGCGGGTCGCGCTGATCGGCGATCCGCCGCCGGTCATGGGCAGGCTCGACCGCATGGCGCTGGCGCGCGCGGGGTTCGAGGTTCGTATCCGCCCGGCCCCCCTGATCGTCGCCGATCACGCGTTCACCACCGGCACGATCCCGCTCGACAGTTTCGAGCGCGCTGCGATCCCGACGCAGATGCGGCCGGGCGTGGGGTGCCGTCGCGACCTGCTCGCCGCGGCCAGACAGGCTGCCACGCAATTCCCCGATGACGGCGAGCACGAGCTTGCCACCTGTTATGCGGTGAAGGGATTGGGGCTGGTCGTCATCGCGTCGTGCAGCCACCGCGGCGTGATCAATTCCGTCCGGCGTGCGCAGGCGGTATCGGGGATCGAGAAAGTCCATGCCGTCATCGGCGGATTTCATCTGGTTCGTCCGCGAACTGAGGACGAGGCCCGGCGCACGGTGGCGGAATTTGCCAGAATCGACCCGAGTTACATCATCCCGATGCACTGCACGGGCGAGGTGTTCATCGAGGAAGCGCTGCGCGTGATGCCGCAAAAGGTGGTCCGCTCCTATGTCGGATCACGCTTCACCTTTGCCGCGGCCGGCGCATAG
- a CDS encoding M1 family metallopeptidase, with protein MKLAVATALLSLTVSAPALAAGQLPRTVVPVLYDISMKPDAKAMTFSGSETVTVDVKTATRTIQLNAAGLKIASATFDGAPAAFKIDEAAQLLTVTLPKAASVGRHTLAFAWSGTIGRSASGLFAIDYTNTDGSPARMLATQFEAPDARRFAPMWDEPSFKAKFRLAATAPGKDLAFSNMPATSVTKQADGTQLYRFGETPVMSSYLLFLGMGDMERKTIQAGKTEIGIISRRGVVDQGDFALAAAKNLLTYYNDYFGQPYPLPKMDMIAGPGSSQFFGAMENWGAIFYFENELLFDAKRATESNKQRIYTVVAHEMAHQWFGDLVTMAWWDDLWLNEGFASWMEGKSSGDLMPAWKSAADAVASEREAAMGIDATAATHPIIRKIETVDQIGEAFDGITYSKGQAVIGMLESTLGPDVFRQGIRSYMAKYKYGNTVTEQLWAELSAAAGKPVAEIAHDFTLQGGVPLVTLTRAQCVGGKTNATLAQGRFGLDAASKTPQTWHVPLVVATLGGGQASTIVTGPSTSVTVQGCGTLVLNRGKGSYTRVLYDDAGHAAIVKDYAKLDLTDKLGTLGDDYALAAGGYQDLSRYFAVTAQVGATADPLEWSTVATGLGKIAGLYENTPLEAPIRARQIAILSPVLARIGIDAKPGESPLVSNLRETLVGRLGTNGDPAVMARARAYVAALAKDPTAIPPAIRQPILSTYAVNATPAEWDALLALTKAEKNPVAKNRFVTLLGAAREDAIATRALALLKTDTITPPQKAALLRAVAARHPDMAFDWAVANKATVDGFVEESSRAGYIVGLGGGSNDPAMPGKINAYAATNLPEASRGGAKRTIAGIAVRKATADRLRPAVTQWVAR; from the coding sequence ATGAAGCTCGCCGTTGCTACCGCGTTGTTGTCGCTGACTGTTTCCGCCCCCGCGCTCGCCGCCGGGCAATTGCCGAGGACCGTGGTCCCGGTGCTTTACGACATCAGCATGAAGCCCGACGCGAAGGCGATGACCTTTTCCGGCAGCGAAACCGTCACCGTCGACGTGAAGACCGCGACTCGGACGATCCAGCTGAACGCCGCCGGCCTCAAGATCGCGTCGGCGACCTTCGACGGCGCGCCCGCCGCGTTCAAGATCGACGAGGCGGCGCAGTTGCTGACAGTCACGCTGCCCAAGGCCGCGAGCGTCGGCCGCCACACGCTGGCCTTCGCATGGTCGGGTACGATCGGACGCTCGGCCTCGGGGCTGTTCGCGATCGACTATACCAACACCGACGGCTCGCCCGCGCGGATGCTGGCGACGCAGTTCGAGGCGCCCGACGCGCGCCGCTTCGCGCCGATGTGGGACGAGCCCTCGTTCAAGGCGAAGTTCCGCCTCGCCGCGACCGCACCGGGCAAGGATCTCGCCTTCTCGAACATGCCCGCGACCTCGGTGACCAAGCAGGCCGACGGCACGCAGCTCTACCGCTTCGGCGAGACGCCGGTGATGTCGAGCTACCTGCTGTTCCTCGGCATGGGCGACATGGAGCGCAAGACGATCCAGGCGGGCAAGACCGAGATCGGCATCATCTCGCGCCGCGGCGTCGTCGACCAGGGCGACTTCGCGCTCGCCGCCGCCAAAAACCTGCTGACTTATTACAACGACTATTTCGGCCAGCCCTATCCGCTGCCCAAGATGGACATGATCGCGGGGCCGGGTTCCAGCCAGTTCTTTGGCGCGATGGAGAACTGGGGCGCGATCTTCTACTTCGAGAACGAGCTGCTGTTCGACGCCAAGCGCGCGACCGAAAGCAACAAGCAACGCATCTACACCGTAGTCGCCCACGAAATGGCCCACCAGTGGTTCGGCGATCTCGTCACGATGGCGTGGTGGGACGACCTCTGGCTCAACGAGGGCTTCGCCTCGTGGATGGAAGGCAAGTCGAGTGGCGACCTGATGCCCGCCTGGAAGTCCGCCGCCGACGCGGTCGCCAGCGAGCGTGAAGCCGCGATGGGCATCGACGCGACTGCCGCGACGCATCCGATCATCCGCAAGATCGAGACCGTCGATCAGATCGGCGAGGCGTTCGACGGCATCACTTATTCGAAGGGCCAGGCCGTCATCGGCATGCTCGAGTCGACGCTCGGCCCCGATGTGTTCCGCCAAGGCATCCGCAGCTACATGGCCAAGTACAAATACGGCAACACCGTCACCGAGCAGCTCTGGGCCGAGCTCTCGGCCGCCGCGGGCAAGCCGGTCGCCGAGATCGCGCACGACTTCACGCTGCAGGGCGGCGTGCCCCTCGTGACGCTGACCCGCGCGCAGTGCGTCGGCGGCAAGACCAATGCAACGCTCGCGCAAGGCCGCTTCGGGCTCGACGCCGCGTCGAAGACGCCGCAGACTTGGCACGTGCCGCTGGTCGTCGCCACGCTCGGCGGTGGACAGGCGTCGACGATCGTCACCGGTCCCTCGACCAGCGTCACCGTCCAGGGTTGCGGCACGCTCGTCCTCAACCGCGGCAAGGGGAGTTACACGCGCGTGCTCTACGACGACGCTGGCCATGCGGCGATCGTCAAGGATTACGCGAAGCTCGACCTGACCGACAAGCTCGGCACGCTCGGCGACGATTACGCGCTCGCGGCGGGCGGCTATCAGGACCTGTCGCGCTACTTCGCGGTCACCGCGCAGGTCGGCGCGACCGCCGATCCGCTCGAATGGTCGACGGTCGCGACCGGGCTCGGCAAGATCGCGGGCCTGTACGAGAACACGCCGCTCGAAGCACCGATCCGCGCGCGACAGATCGCGATCCTGTCGCCGGTGCTCGCGCGGATCGGCATCGATGCGAAGCCGGGCGAATCGCCGCTCGTCAGCAACCTGCGCGAGACGCTCGTCGGCCGCCTCGGCACCAATGGCGACCCTGCGGTGATGGCCCGCGCCCGCGCTTATGTTGCAGCCCTCGCCAAGGACCCGACGGCGATTCCGCCGGCGATCCGCCAGCCGATCCTCTCGACCTATGCGGTCAACGCCACGCCGGCCGAATGGGACGCGCTGCTCGCGCTGACCAAGGCCGAGAAGAACCCAGTCGCCAAGAACCGCTTCGTCACGCTGCTCGGCGCCGCGCGTGAGGACGCGATCGCGACGCGGGCGCTGGCGTTGCTCAAGACCGACACGATCACCCCGCCGCAAAAGGCCGCCCTGCTCCGGGCAGTCGCGGCGCGCCATCCCGACATGGCGTTCGACTGGGCGGTCGCGAACAAGGCCACGGTCGACGGCTTCGTCGAGGAGAGCTCGCGCGCCGGCTATATCGTGGGTCTGGGCGGCGGCTCGAACGATCCCGCCATGCCCGGCAAGATCAACGCCTACGCCGCCACCAACCTGCCCGAAGCCTCGCGTGGTGGCGCCAAGCGCACGATCGCCGGCATCGCGGTGCGCAAGGCGACCGCCGACCGCCTCCGCCCCGCCGTCACCCAGTGGGTCGCGCGCTGA
- a CDS encoding NAD(P)H-dependent flavin oxidoreductase, whose product MTVPALLNRLRLPVIGSPLFIISGPELVIAQCKAGIVGSFPALNARPQALLDEWLHRITEELAAHNRANPDRPAAPFAVNQIVHKSNDRLESDLMTCDKWQVPIVITSLGAREDLNTAVHGWGGITLHDVIDDRFARKAIEKGADGLIAVAAGAGGHAGRLSPFAIIQEIRQWFDGPLALSGSIATGDAVLAAQAMGADFAYIGSPFIATTEANADQAYKDGIVAGRAADIVYSNLFTGVHGNYLRASITAAGMDPDNLPEGDLKTMDFGGGANASGGAKPKAWKDIWGSGQGIGAVTAVESVADRVDRLEREYRAARVRLAL is encoded by the coding sequence ATGACCGTACCCGCTCTTCTAAATCGCCTGCGCCTGCCCGTCATCGGGTCGCCGCTGTTCATCATTTCGGGACCCGAGCTGGTCATCGCGCAGTGCAAGGCGGGGATCGTCGGGTCGTTCCCGGCGCTCAACGCTCGACCGCAGGCGCTGCTCGACGAATGGCTGCACCGGATCACCGAGGAACTGGCCGCGCACAACCGCGCGAACCCGGACCGCCCGGCGGCGCCGTTCGCGGTCAACCAGATCGTCCACAAGTCGAACGACCGCCTGGAAAGCGACCTGATGACCTGCGACAAGTGGCAGGTACCGATCGTGATCACCTCGCTCGGCGCGCGCGAGGACCTGAATACCGCGGTGCATGGCTGGGGCGGGATCACGCTGCACGACGTGATCGACGACCGGTTCGCGCGCAAAGCGATCGAAAAGGGCGCGGACGGGCTGATCGCGGTGGCGGCGGGCGCCGGCGGGCATGCCGGGCGGCTGTCGCCCTTCGCGATCATCCAGGAGATCCGGCAATGGTTCGACGGGCCCCTCGCCTTGTCCGGATCGATCGCGACCGGCGACGCGGTGCTCGCGGCGCAGGCGATGGGGGCGGACTTCGCCTATATCGGGTCGCCGTTCATCGCGACGACCGAGGCGAATGCCGACCAGGCGTACAAGGACGGGATCGTCGCGGGGCGCGCGGCGGACATCGTCTATTCGAACCTGTTCACCGGGGTGCACGGCAACTATCTGCGCGCGTCGATCACTGCCGCCGGGATGGATCCGGACAACCTGCCCGAGGGCGACCTGAAGACGATGGATTTCGGCGGCGGCGCCAATGCGTCGGGCGGCGCGAAGCCCAAGGCGTGGAAGGACATCTGGGGATCGGGCCAGGGCATCGGCGCGGTGACCGCGGTCGAGAGCGTGGCGGACCGGGTCGACCGGCTGGAGCGCGAATATCGCGCGGCACGGGTGCGGCTGGCGCTTTAA